From Drosophila nasuta strain 15112-1781.00 chromosome X, ASM2355853v1, whole genome shotgun sequence, one genomic window encodes:
- the LOC132795965 gene encoding uncharacterized protein LOC132795965, which yields MKSEVQPKQQMQAKLKPGSVLSAIEDIQRMSPEDIVQEFDRMADQTRRHFRDETFIPCVNVADELIRCLRHNKEQSCMCFNVMDEYRQCVGLATQAYVDRMAEDDERRRRASEELPVMPPQSVPSPPATMTNLKPAGVQEIVRRKQRSWVKPWTWLR from the exons ATGAAGTCTGAAGTGCAACCTAAACAGCAAATGCAGGCCAAATTGAAGCCTGGCAGCGTGCTCAGCGCCATCGAGGACATACAACGCAT GTCACCGGAGGATATTGTGCAGGAGTTTGATCGCATGGCGGATCAGACACGGCGACATTTCAGGGACGAGACTTTTATACCCTGCGTCAATGTGGCCGACGAGTTGATCCGTTGCCTGCGCCACAATAAAGAGCAATCGTGCATGTGCTTCAACGTGATGGACGAGTATCGACAGTGTGTTGGCCTCGCCACTCAGGCCTATGTCGATCGCATGGCCGAGGACGATGAGCGCCGTCGTCGCGCTTCCGAAGAGTTGCCAGTGATGCCGCCACAATCAGTGCCATCGCCGCCTGCGACGATGACAAATCTGAAGCCAGCTGGCGTTCAGGAAATCGTGCGACGCAAACAACGCAGTTGGGTGAAGCCATGGACCTGGTTACGTTGA